AATAGTTATGCTTGGGTTATCTACCCAGATGGCAATTATAAGCAAGTTGGTTTCGCTTACTGGAATGATGAGAATACCCCATTACCTCCAGGCTCTAGCATCTTCCTCGGATTTAACAATCCATCAACAGAGCTTTCTCAACTTGAGCAAGACATCGTCTCTCTCATTGCCTGGAGAAGAAATTACTAATGAAACTTAATGCAATCACATCTTTATTCCTCTCTCTCGGTTTCGTTGCAACAGTTCAGGCCAATGATATTTTCAAAGTATCCCAAACTGACTTCGGTGGTGTGGGACTAATGCAGATGCCTTCAGGACGTATGGCGGAAGAAGGGGAGTTCAATCTAGGTGTCAGCGTCAACGACGACTATCAACAATACACTGCCTCAATTCAGTTAATGAATTGGTTGGAGTCCACAGTCCGTTACACAAGGGTGCCAGACTTACTGTTTAGTAGCGACCCTTCTTACAGTGGCGACAATTTATATACCGATAAAGGCATCGACTTCAAAGTCCGCCTTTGGCAAGAAGGTTACTGGTTACCTGAAACTTCAATTGGTGTGCGCGACTTCGGCGGCACTGGTTTGTTTGACGGTGAGTTTGTTGCTGCAACAAAACGCTTTGGCAATTTAGATGTAACCCTAGGTCTTGGCTGGGGGTACTTAGGCCAGCGTGGTAATGTGACCAATCCTTTCTGTAAAGCAAACGATGAATACTGTACTCGTGACGGTGATTTCAGAGGGACAGGCGGCAGTGTCGATTACGAGCGCTGGTTTAAAGGCCCAGCAGCTATATTCGGCGGTCTTGAGTACCAAACACCTTATGCACCACTCCGCTTAAAGCTCGAATACGATGGCAATGATTATACACAAGACTATCCTGTAGTTCGAGCTGGCAAACCCCTGCCTCAACATACTCCATGGAATGTAGGGGTTAACTATCGTTTAGGGGATTGGGGAGACGCCAAAGTCAGCTATCAACGTGGAGATACCATCACTTTTGGTATCAATATCTACACCAATTTTAACGAGATGAAAGCGACATGGCGTGATGAGCCCAAGCAGGCTGTCACCAGCGTGGATAACAATAACCCTGACTGGCAATCGGCAGCAAAGCAGATTGAGTCAAACGCGGGCTTTGAGCAAAACTCGATTACACTTGATGGCGATACCGTCATAGTCAAAGGCCAGCAGAAGAAGTACCGCGACAGAGAAGAAGCGCTAGATCGAACCGCCGCCATTTTGTCTAACCATTCAAACGACCTGATTCGCGTATTTAAAGTTGTAGAACAACAAGATGGCATGGACCTGAAAGAAACCACCATCGATAAACAGAAATACCTCACTGCAGCGAATTACTTATCAATCGATGCGAAGGTCAAAAATAGTTTTGAGGAGTCAGAGCCCAAGAGTATTGCAAAAGCACCCGTAGTAGAAAACAAAGAACGCTGGGATTATGGCTTCGAACCCGTATTAAAGCAGAGTATTGGTGGTCCTGAGTCATTCTATTTGTACAGTTTAGGCGTCAGCGCAAACTCGAACTATTGGCTAACGGATAACCTTGAGCTTGGCGGTTCAATCATCTTCAACTTGGTCGACAACTACGACAAGTTTAACTACATTGAAAACTCTCCACATGTAAGAAATTACTCAACGCCTAGAGTTCGAACCATGTTTCGTGCCTATGTGCATGATAATCCAGTCAGACTCAACCATCTTCAGCTCACATGGTTTGAACAACCATTTGAAGAAGTTTACACCCAGATGTACGGTGGCTATCTAGAAATGATGTTCGCTGGTGTCGGAGGTGAAGTACTATACAGACCAATGAATAAGAACTGGGCAGTAGGTTTCGATGCTAACCTAGTCAGCCAACGTGACCCGGATTCATGGTTTGGCACATACAGTGAAGATTACTTCTTCTATGATGAAGCAGCTTGTAATGACCCAACACCTTCTTGCCAAGCGTATGTTTTAAGCCAAGGTACCACAGGGCATATCACAGGTTACTATATGCCAAATTGGGACTTCCTAAGAGATACACTGTTTAAGGTTAGTGCAGGTAAGTTCTTGGGTGGAGACATGGGCGCTCGCTTCGATTTTTCTAAACAGTTCAAGTCTGGTGTGATTGTCGGTGCTTACGCTACCTTTACCGATTTGACAGCAGAAGAATATGGGGAAGGAAGCTACAACAAAGGCTTCTATATTTCGATTCCTTTAGACATCATGACAATAAAACCAAGCACTGGCCGAGCAAACATTTCATGGGAACCAATCACCCGAGATGGCGGACAAATGCTGAACAAACAGTACGACCTGTTTGATAAAACGGACGTTCGCTCTCAGTGGTACCAGAGGCCAAGTACTGTTGAGTAGAATGCAGAATAAAAAGGCTGACAGTAATGTCAGCCTTTTTACTATTAGGCCCTAGGGAAAGGGAATGCAGTTACCTTATCAATATGATCGTGACTGGTCGCTAGCATGATGAGACGGTCGATACCTAATGCCACACCCGCACATTCAGGTAAACCAGCTTCTAGCGCTTTGATCAAATGGCTATCAATAGGTTGAGTGGCTAGCCCCATTTTTTCTCGTTTGGCATTATCTGACTCAAAACGTTTAAGCTGTTCTGTTGCGCTGTCTAGTTCATGGAAGCCATTTGCTAACTCTATTCCTTTAAAGTACACCTCAAAGCGGTCCGCAACGCGGCTGTCTTGACGGTTTATCTTTGCCAATGCCGCTTGTGACGCAGGAAAATCGTATACAAAGACAGGCACCTGCTGACCAATTTCAGGCTCAACCCCAACACCAAACAATAGCTGCAACAAAGTGTCTCTATCCTGCTCAAGTTGAGCGATATCACTGAGCCCGAGCTTACCAGCCGCCACTTTAAGCTCTTCCATCGACGCCTCTAAAGGGCAAACATTTAATATTTTCAGAAAGGCCTGCTGATACGTCATACGCTCCGCTGCGCCAACTTCCAGAAGTCGCTGTAACAGGTCATCCATTTCATTCATCAACTGATGATGATCAAATCCGACCCGATACCATTCAAGCATGGTGAATTCAGGGTTATGATATCGACCATTTTCCTCATTTCGAAAAGACTTACAGATCTGGTAGATACAACCACTTCCCGCCGCGAGTAAGCGCTTCATATGGAATTCTGGGCTGGTCATCAGATAGAGCTTTTGGCCTTTTGCATAGCCCGGGCCGACAAAATCAGTTTGAAATGTATGAAGATGGATGTCCGTTACCGTCGCATGACTCATCGCTGGCGTCTCAACTTCAAGGACACCTCTATCATCAAAAAACTGGCGTACCTGTCGAATTAAACTCGCTCGCTGCTTTAATTGTTCAATGCTTGCTGTGGGTTGCCAATCTGCCTGCATACCTAATCTCTCATGATGCTTAATTGTGGCGAAAACTAGCATCTTTTGCTCAAAATGAAAATGAGTTGTACTTAACCTGAAGCGCTTAAATCACGTCTTACAGCCAATAATTCCTTCCATTAATCATTGGTGAAATTAATAACAAATCTCACTCGCAATATCCCCGTAACAGCTGATACCGCAAAGGGAGAGCGCTGATATAGGTTTGCCGTGATAGCAATCACATAACCTATATTTTCTATGCCTTTACATGCATTACCGGAGCAAAAACCTAAATACATCAATTTTTCTG
This window of the Vibrio neptunius genome carries:
- a CDS encoding YjbH domain-containing protein, yielding MKLNAITSLFLSLGFVATVQANDIFKVSQTDFGGVGLMQMPSGRMAEEGEFNLGVSVNDDYQQYTASIQLMNWLESTVRYTRVPDLLFSSDPSYSGDNLYTDKGIDFKVRLWQEGYWLPETSIGVRDFGGTGLFDGEFVAATKRFGNLDVTLGLGWGYLGQRGNVTNPFCKANDEYCTRDGDFRGTGGSVDYERWFKGPAAIFGGLEYQTPYAPLRLKLEYDGNDYTQDYPVVRAGKPLPQHTPWNVGVNYRLGDWGDAKVSYQRGDTITFGINIYTNFNEMKATWRDEPKQAVTSVDNNNPDWQSAAKQIESNAGFEQNSITLDGDTVIVKGQQKKYRDREEALDRTAAILSNHSNDLIRVFKVVEQQDGMDLKETTIDKQKYLTAANYLSIDAKVKNSFEESEPKSIAKAPVVENKERWDYGFEPVLKQSIGGPESFYLYSLGVSANSNYWLTDNLELGGSIIFNLVDNYDKFNYIENSPHVRNYSTPRVRTMFRAYVHDNPVRLNHLQLTWFEQPFEEVYTQMYGGYLEMMFAGVGGEVLYRPMNKNWAVGFDANLVSQRDPDSWFGTYSEDYFFYDEAACNDPTPSCQAYVLSQGTTGHITGYYMPNWDFLRDTLFKVSAGKFLGGDMGARFDFSKQFKSGVIVGAYATFTDLTAEEYGEGSYNKGFYISIPLDIMTIKPSTGRANISWEPITRDGGQMLNKQYDLFDKTDVRSQWYQRPSTVE
- the epmA gene encoding elongation factor P--(R)-beta-lysine ligase; this translates as MQADWQPTASIEQLKQRASLIRQVRQFFDDRGVLEVETPAMSHATVTDIHLHTFQTDFVGPGYAKGQKLYLMTSPEFHMKRLLAAGSGCIYQICKSFRNEENGRYHNPEFTMLEWYRVGFDHHQLMNEMDDLLQRLLEVGAAERMTYQQAFLKILNVCPLEASMEELKVAAGKLGLSDIAQLEQDRDTLLQLLFGVGVEPEIGQQVPVFVYDFPASQAALAKINRQDSRVADRFEVYFKGIELANGFHELDSATEQLKRFESDNAKREKMGLATQPIDSHLIKALEAGLPECAGVALGIDRLIMLATSHDHIDKVTAFPFPRA